Below is a window of Streptomyces sp. NBC_01429 DNA.
CTTCCGTTCCCTTCCGTCGAGTCCACCCGGGCCCGCGGCCCGCCCGCACGTCCGCCGCCCGCACGTCCGCCGCACGTCCGTCCGCCTCACGTCCGCGGCCGGCGCGGCGCCGCCGTACCCCAGGTCAGGCCGCCGCCGAAGGCGGTCAGCAGCATCCGGTCACCCGCGCGGAACCGCTCGCGCGCCGTCCCGTCCGCCAGGGCCGGCGGGAGGGAGGCCGCGCCCGTGTTGCCCACCCGGTCGAGAGGGACGACGCAGCGCTCCTCGGCGATCCCCGGCCGCTCGGCGACGGAGCGCGGGATCCGGCCGTTGGCCTGGTGCGGTACGAAGTGGTCGACCTGGTCGGCGTTCCAGCCGACCGTGCGCGGCAGGGAGCGGCATGAACCGGTCATTCGCTCAACCGCGTGCTGATAAACAGTCTGGCCGCGCATCCGGACGTACTGGTCCCCCTCGGCCGCCGGACCGGGCAGCGACCGCGCCCGCGACCCGCCGCCCTCCACGGTCACCTGGCCGTAGCCCGTACCGTCGCTGCCCAGGTCGAAGGCGGGCAGCCCGCCCGGGTCCCCGGGGCCGCCCGCGCCGATGAGCGCGGCTCCGGCGCCGTCGCCGGACACCACGCCGGTCGAGCGGTCCCCCGGCACCCGTCCCGCGACGGCCGTCAGGACAGCCGACCGGGCGGGCGGGGACGGCACCGCCCCCACCCGCCCGTACAGCGCGTCTCCGCTCGCCAACCCACGGCCCCCGTCCGGTGAACATCACATCGACCGGATGCCAAACGCCGGGAACGGTCGCCGGGTTACGACGCCATATGAGGCACCGGCCCCGCCGAAAGCCGGGTCGGCTCCCACCCGGGCAGCTGGATCCGCGTCGCCGACACGCCGAGGCCGCTGGGGACGGGCGGCAGCCAGCGGGTGATGCCCGCCCGGTCCTCCAACAGCTCGGGCTCCTTGTAACGCTTGCAGCCGTGGTGCCAGTTGAGGATGCCGGAGAGCCAGTTCTCCAGCTCCTTCACATAGCCGTCCAGCACCGCGCGCGCGTCCTGGTCGAGGTCGAAGTCGTCGTACAGCACCGGAAGTTCGTTGGCAGCGACATGCTGGAACTGGCGCATGCGCGACTTCATCAGATCGTCGATGATCCGCAGGGCCGTCGGATAGTCGCAGTTGAAGAAGTTCTGCACGACGAGCAGCCCGTTGTGCACCTCGCCCTCGAACTCGATCTCCTTCTGGTACGAGAAGACGTCGTTCAGCAGACAGGCGTAGTCCTGCGCCGCGTTCTCCAGGGAGCGCATCGGACCCGTCCGGTAGATCTCGGGCGGCACCTGCCTGCCGTGGCTCAGCCGGGACAGACTCATCGTCATGTCGGAGCCGAAGGTCTGGCGGCGCATCTCGATGTAGTCGACGGGATCGGGGATACGATTCTGCGCCTGGTTGGCCAGTTCCCACAGCCAGCTGGCGGTCATGTCCTCGACGGCCTTGCGGAACGTACGCCGCCCTTCCGGCTCCATCGGACCCGCCGTACGCGCCCACAGGTCGGCCAGCCCGCGCTCAAGACCGGTGGCCGGCGGCGGGGTCGCGGTGACGTCGTCCAGCGGCATGAACAGCGACAGCCGCTCGTTGCACGCCTTGGCGCCCGCCAGGTCGCGCGCGTTTCCGTACACGACCGGGAAGTAGTCGTCCCCGTACGTCCCCCAGGCGAGCCAGTCGGAGGTCAGATCGAGCCCCTCCGCCGTGGCGTCCGGATGGATACCGGCGGAGCAGAGCGGCAGATCGATCCGGCGCAGCCGCTCCTCGTCCCAGACGTCGGAGCCGGGCATGCCCGGCTGCGCCTCCAGGATGCCCATGCGGTGGGCCCACTCGGCGACATGGTCCCGTGAGTGCTCCAGATGCGGGCTGAGGCTCAGCGCGAACGGCATCTCGAAGTCGGGCAGCCGCGAGGGCCCGACCCGCTGGAACGGGATGTGGCTGTGGCTGCGGGCCCGCGCCGGCGCGCCCACGCCGATGGAGCGCACCAGGTCGGAGGCCGACGTGCCGAGCCCGACGGGCGTCATGGAGAACAGCGCACCGCCCCCGCCCGTCCCGTCCCCGGCGCCGTTCATGTAGCGGCTGGAACGCATGTGCCACTCATGGCCGCCGGACTGCCAGTCCTGGAGCCCCTTCACATAGGCGAGGGTGTCGGCGGCGCCCTGGGGGTCGACGCCCTTCTCCGCGAAGAGGGGGCCCAGCTCCGTCAGCGCGGTGTTCTCGAACTGGTGGATACGGGAGGTGATCAGGTCGTTGACGGCGTCGGCCGCCTCCTGGGTCGTGCAGCCGAGGAAGGTCTCCAGGACGAGCACGCCATTGCTCAGCTCGCCCTCCTCCTCGATCTCCCGCTGGTACGAGAACAGGTCGTTGCGGAGGTGGACGCCGTCCGAGAACGTGTCCTTCAGCACCCGCAGCGGCCTGGAGTCGGCGAGGGCCGCCGGGATCTCGGCGCCCGTCGCGTACTCGATGAGCCCGGCCGACCAGGGCGCGCCGCCGACCTTGCGGCGCATCTCGATGTACTCGACGGGGTTGGACACCCGCTCCGCGTTGATGTTGGCCAGTTCCCAGTCGGACTCGTTGAGCAGATTCTCGGTCGACTCGGCGAACCGCCGGCGCCACCCCAGCGACATGCTCGGGACCGTACGCGCCCAGAGGTCGGCGAGTCCGGCCTCGACCGGGTTGGTCGGCTCGGGGAATCCGGCGGACAGATCCATCGGCATGAAGGCGGCGAGCCGGTCGAGGTACGCCTTGCCGCCCTCGCGGTCCTGGGGCCGCTTGTAGACCTCAAGGAAGTGGTCGTCGAAGAAGAAGACCCACACGTACCAGTCGGTGACCAGCGACAACGCCGGTCCGTCGCAGTCGGGGTGGGTGTAGGCGCAGAGCAGGGCGTAGTCGTGGGAGTCGAGGTCGGACTCCTCCCAGACGCCCGATCCCTCCAGCATTCCCATGTCCCTGGCCCACTGCTTGGAATGCTCCCTGGCCTCCTCCAGGTGGGGATTGAGCCGAGCCGGATAGGCCAGGTAGAAATCCGGCAGTTCGAAGGGTTGCGTCACGGGCGAGCGGCCTTTCCCGAAGGTCCCGGGGTTCGTTCCGGAAGTTGTCCTTTGGGCCCCGGTCTACCCCTCGCCGGCATCCCCCATCCGGACCACATATAAGTCATATAAAAGGACAGAGCGCGCGTGGCTTCTCGCCCGGCGGCCGGGGCCGGGTGATCATCGTGCGATGAGCACCACCATCCATCTCGCACAACAGCCCGAGGCCGACGCCCTGCTCGGCCGCAGTCCACTGGCCGCGCTCGTCGGCATGCTGCTGGACCAGCAGGTCCCGATGGAATGGGCCTTCAGCGGCCCCTGGACGCTGGCCGTACGCATGGGACGCGACGATCTGGACGCCCACGAGATCGCCGGCCACGACCCCGACACCTTCACCGAACTGTTCACGCGCAAGCCCGCCGTACACCGCTATCCGGGCTCCATGGCCAAGCGCGTGCAGCAGCTCTGCCAGTACCTGGTCGAGCACTACGACGGCGACCCCACCGCGATCTGGCGTGATGTCGCCACCGGCACCGAGGTGCGCGACCGGCTGGGCGAGCTGCCCGGCTTCGGCCGGCAGAAGTCGCAGATCTTCCTGGCACTGCTCGGCAAGCGGTTCGGGGTACGCCCGGAGGGCTGGCGGAAGGCGGCGGGCCCGTACGGGGACGAGGGCTCGTACCGCTCGGCGGCGGACATCACGGGGCCCGAATCGCTCGCCAAGGTACGGGCGTTCAAGCAGGAGGCGAAGCGCGCGGCGAAGGCGGCGAAGCCGAGGAAGGACTGAGTACGCGACGGGGCGCACCCGTACCGGCCCGGCCCGTGACCGATGCGCGTCCTGATCCGCCGAAACGTTCCGTGAGCTGTGCCACATGTGTTCACAAGCAACGCCTCGGTAGCTAGTTTTCCTGGAACTTCGCTCACATTCGTTCGCATCGAGAGGACCCTTGTGACCGCAACGTCCCGCGGATTCGTGGCAGTCGCCGCCGCGACCGCGCTCGCCGCCCCCCTGCTGCTCTCCGCCTCCTCCCCGGCCTCCGCGCGCCCGCACGACCCGGCCAGGGACGCGGCGAGGCTCGCGAAGGAGCTGGTACGCGACTCGTCCGCGAAGAGCGCCCACCAGCACCTGAAGAAGTTCCAGGCCATCGCGGAGGCGAACGACGGCAACCGCGCCGCGGGCACGCCGGGCCACGATCAGAGCGCCTCGTACGTCTACGGCCTCCTCAAGAAGGCCGGTTACAAGGTCTCGTACGAGACCTTCGACATCACCTACATCGAGACGCTCGCTGAGAAGCTCGCGGTCACCTCGCCGACGCCGCGCGAGGTCGGGATCTCCGCGATGTCGTACACCGCGTCCACCCCGGAGGGCGGCATCACGGCCGATATCGCCACCGTCCCGGTCGACGCGACCACGGGATGCGAGGCGACCGACTACGCATCCGGCGACTACACGGGCCGGATCGCGCTCATCCAGCGCGGCGGCTGCACCTTCGCCGAGAAGCAGAAGGAGGCCGGCGCGGCGGGCGCGGTCGGCGCCCTCGTCTACAACAACGTCCCCGGCCCGCTCGGCGGCACCCTCGGCGACCCGGCCGCCGGCGTCGTACCGACCGGCGCCCTCAGCCAGGAGGACGGCCAGGCGCTCGCCGCCGAAGCCGCCGAGGGGCCGGTCACGGTCGACCTGGAGATCCGCCAGTTCCAGGAGCAGCGCCCGACACGCAACGTGGTGGCGGAGACGAAGGGCGGCAGGTCCGACCGTACGGTCATGCTCGGCGCCCACCTCGACTCGGTCACCGAGGGCCCCGGCATCAACGACAACGGCTCGGGCTCGGCCGGACTGCTCGAAGTCGCCCTCAAGCTGGCCAGGACGCACGAGAAGCCGGCGAACAAGGTGCGCTTCGCCTGGTGGTCGGCGGAGGAGCTGGGCCTGCTCGGCGCCGAGGACTACGTCAACGGGCTGACCGACAAGCAGCGCTCCGACATCGCGCTGTACTTGAACTTCGACATGATCGCCTCCCCCAACTACGCCCAGTTCGTCTACGACGGCGACGGTTCGGACAGCGAGGACGCGGAGCCGGGTCCGGCGGGCTCGGCCCAACTGGAGAAGGGCATCAGCGACTTCCTCGGCGGCAAGAGGATCCCGCACGAGGGCACCGCCTTCGACGGCCGCTCCGACTACGGCCCCTTCATCGAGATCGGCATCCCGGCGGGCGGCACCTTCACCGGGGCCGAGGGCGTCAAGACCGAGGAGCAGGCGAAGCGGTACGGCGGCGAGGCGGGGGTGGCGTACGACAAGTGCTACCACTCGGCCTGTGACGACCTGTCCAACATCAGCATGAAGGCGTTCGACATCAACATCGGCGTCATCGCGAACGCCGTGGGCACCTACGCACACGACCTCCGTCCGCTGAGTCTCCCGGCCGCCCGGCCGTCGGTGCGCTCGCTCGCGAAGACGGACGCCGCCACGCACGCCGAGGGCCACACGCCGGCGTCGTAGCGGCTGCGGTACTCCGACACCGGGGCCCCGACACCAGGGCCCCGGCACCGGCGCACCGGCACCCGCTCCTCCACCGCGATCGGCCGGTCACGGTGGAGGAGCGGGCGGGCTCGGCGGAGAAGCGGGCGGCCGAGGTGGCGAAGTCGTTTGATCCGTCCGCCCCTTTTCCTCCGGAATACACCCACTACCCGCCGGTACTCTCCCGCACTCTCCGGCTCCACTGCTGCGGCCGGAGCCGCTCGCCCGGTAGGCTTTCCGTGTGATCTTCAAGCGCATCGGTAACGGGCGGCCCTATCCCGACCACGGCCGGGAATCCACCCGACAGTGGGCGGATGTCGCGCCCCGCCCGGTCCGCCTCGATCAGTTGGTGACGACGAAGGGTCAGCTGGACCTGGAGACGCTGCTCGCCGAGGACTCCACGTTCTACGGCGACCTCTTCGCGCACGTCGTGAAGTGGCAGGGCGATCTCTATCTGGAGGACGGTCTGCACCGCGCGGTCCGCGCCGCGCTCCAGCAGCGTCAGGTGCTGCACGCGCGCGTGCTGGAACTGGACCTGGGCTGAGCCGCTCCCTGACGCCATAGGGGCAATCGTCGGCCCGGGCAACCGGACGACTCGAACGGCTACGCCTTTCGGGCCCAATACCGTCCAGGACCACCCAACCGGTTGATCATTTAGTAGGAATCATCACCGGGGCGCACTACGCTGCGGCCATGAGCATGCTGACTCCCCCCGGCATGGGCGGAAAGTACCGCATCACGGGTTCCAAGTACCCGAAGATGCGCCGCCCCCGTAATCGCCGCAGGATCGTGCTCGCGGCTGTCACCGCGGTCGCCGCACTCGGCCTGGCGGGCTGGGGAACGGCGCAGCTCATCGACGTCTTCTCGGGCGACGGCGGAAAGAGCACGACGACCGCGGGTCACGAGCCCGGCTGCGAGCCGACCGCCTCGGCCTCCCCGGCGACACCCGTCAAGGCGCTGCCCAGGCCCGGCCAGATCACCGTCAACGTCTACAACGCGACGACGCGGGGCGGGCTGGCCAAGACCACGGCCGACGAGCTGGAGAAGCGCGGCTTCGTCATCGGCAAGGTGGGCAACGCGCCGGAGACCTACGACAAGAAGGTCCCCGGCTCCGGGATCCTGCTGGGCGCCCCGACGGCGTCGGACAGCGCGCTGACCGTCCTCGGCACCCAGCTGAAGGGGGCCACGCCGAAGACCGACACCCGCAAGTCCAAGGATGTCGATCTGATCATCGGTACGGCCTTCAAGGCGCTGAACGTACAGAAGGACGCCGATCAGGCGCTGGCCACCCTCAGCGCGCCCGCGAAGCCGTCCTCGACGTGCGGGGACAAGCAGCACCGTACGGCCCAGCGCTGACCGGTCAGGCCCTGCTGATGGCCAGGCCCTGACCGGCAACGCCGTCGGACAGGGCCTAGTCGACGGTCCCGTACATACGGTCTCCGGCGTCACCCAGCCCCGGGACGATGTAGCCGCTCTCGTTGAGCCGCTCGTCCACCGCGGCCGTGACGACGGTCACCGGGGTGCCCGCCAGCTCACGTTCCATCACCTCGACGCCCTCGGGCGCCGCGAGCAGCACGACGGCGGTCACATCGTCCGCGCCGCGCTTGATCAGCTCGCGGATCGCCGCGACCAGCGTGCCGCCGGTCGCCAGCATCGGGTCGAGGACGTACACCTGGCGTCCCGAGAGGTCCTCGGGCATCCGGGTGGCGTACGTGGACGCCTGGAGCGTCTCCTCGTTACGGATCATCCCCAGGAAGCCCACCTCGGCGGTGGGCAGCAGCCGCACCATGCCGTCCAGCATGCCCAGGCCGGCCCGGAGGATCGGGACGACCAGCGGGCGCGGGTGGGAGAGCTTCACCCCCGTCGTACCCTGCACAGGGGTCTGGATGTCGACCTGTTCGGTCCGTACGTCCCGGGTGGCCTCGTACGCGAGCAGGGTGACCAGCTCGTCGGCGAGGCGCCGGAAGGTCGGGGAGTCGGTGCGCCGATCGCGCAGCGTGGTGAGTTTGTGCGCCACCAGCGGGTGGTCGACGACATGAATCCGCATGGCGTCCACAGTAACCGGGGGCCATGGCTGTACGCGCTGCCACCAGCCGTTCAATCGCCGGCCGGCATCAGGACCGGATGGCGGGGGAAGGTGGTGGAGGAGTCTCCTGGAGTGATGAGGCGTCGATGAAGGACGTGAACAAGCGGACGCGGGACCCCGCCGAGCCCGCACCTGAGGCCGAGGGCGCCCCGGAGGGCGAGGCGGCCCCGGAGGCCGAGGCCGCGCGCCGTCGGCGGCGCGCGCAGTTCCTGCGGGAGCTGCACGAGGCCAAGGCGCTGCGCGAGCGGGTGAAGCCGCGCCGCGCCCGCGCCGCGCGGATGCGCCAGCAGATGCGGATGCGCACCTTCCGCTGGTGACCGGCCCGCCGGTGACGGGCGTATCGGAGGCATCGCGGGCATCCTGCGACGAGGGCCGAACAGGGGCCTAATAAAATGCCCCGACGACGCAACGGCGGAAGACCTCTCGCGAAGCGCTCGTTTCTGCCACGATGCCGATTGGGCGGGGCGGAGCACCGTCCCGTACCCGCGGAATCGTCACAGCACATCTCTGCATCTCTGAATCGTCACACCTCAGACCAGTGGGAGAGTCACGGTGTACTTCGCCGCACTGCTCGCGCGCACCGAAGACGGATGGGAAGCGAGCGATACAGATCTCGACGACGTGGAGACCTTGTCGGACCTGACCGACCTGGCCCGCGAAGCCTCGGTGGACGAGGAAACGGTTCTCGTCTTCATCGAGCAGGAGGACTCCTGGTTCGGCATCCTCCGTGTGGAGGGTGAGGAGGACCCCCGGATCTACGTCTCCGACGCGGCCTCGGCCGCCCGCTCCTCGTACGGGGAGATCCTCATTGACGAACTGCTCGGCGGGGACGAGGACGACCCGGCCGACGACCTGGACGCGCTGGACCTCGACGGTACGGAGGACGGCGAACCGGACGAGCGAGACGAGACCTATGACAACGACAACAGCGACGACAACGACGACGACAACGGCGTGACGGACGGCGAGACCGCGCCCGCGGGACCCGTCGGGGACCGTGGCATCCTCACCGATCTCGGACTCTCCGAGGCGGACCTGCTGGCTCTGCGGTCCGACGCGATGGCCGAGATCGCGGAGGCCCTGGGCGCCGCCGAGGTGCTGGAAACGGTCCGTTAGGGTCGTGCGTCCGGACCGGGCCGGGCCCGCGTGCCGAGGTGCCACGCCTCGCGGCGGGCGCTCCCCGGTCCGGCCGGATCCGAACGAGAGGCCCCAGTGACGCCCCGGCACGACCCCGCGCCCGACCCGGTACGTGAACCATGGCGGGCGTCGATGCGCCTTGCCCTGGACCAGGCCGCGCGGGCGGCCCGGACAGGCGACGTACCGGTCGGCGCCGTCGTGCTGTCCCCGCACGGCACGGTCCTCGCTTCGGCCCACAACGAACGCGAGGCCACCGGCGACCCCACCGCCCACGCCGAGGTCCTCGCCCTCCGCCGCGCCGCCGAAAAGCTCGGCGAATGGCGCCTCACGGGCTGCACCCTGGTGGTCACCCTGGAACCCTGCACGATGTGCGCCGGCGCCCTCGTGCAGTCCCGGGTGGACCGCGTGGTCTTCGGCGCCCTGGACGAGAAGGCCGGCGCGGCCGGCTCGCTCTGGGACGTCGTACGCGACCGCCGGCTCAACCACCGGCCCGAAGTGATCCACGGAGTACTCGCCGAGGAGTGCGCCGCCCTCCTGACGACCTTCTTCCGCGACCGCTGACCACCGCCCCCGCCCCACCCCGGCGACCACCGCCGCATACCGATTTCAAACCACGGCCCACCTTGGGCTAAGCTCTCTCTCGGTAGCGTGTCCGAGCGGCCGAAGGAGCTCGCCTCGAAAGCGAGTGTGGGGAAACTCACCGAGGGTTCAAATCCCTCCGCTACCGCTCTCACACCCTCCTGAACCGCGGAAACGCGATCGGGAGGGTGTTTTGCGTGCGGAACGGGAGCCGGCAGGAGCGCAACTGGCCCTGTGCCCTGGCCCCGTTGCACCTTCCCTCGGAGGGATCCGCCACCTGCGGTCCCTCCGAGGTGATGCCCACCGCCGGCACCGTCGCCGACGAGCAAGTCCGCCATCACGATGAGCCCACTCGGATGCGGCCGAGCCGCCCACGAGGAACCCGGCTGGACGGAAAACCTACTCCTGGTGGGATATGTGGTCATGGCTATCGATCACGCACCTCCGGACGAGACCACCGTCAAGAAGTCCGTCACTGTCCCCAGATCACTTGCCCGCGAGGTAGAAGCCCGCACCGGCGCCCGGGGTTTCTCGCGCTTCGTCTCCGACCCCGTTGAACACGCCCTCGCCCTGACCAAAACCAGGGAGATCGTCGAGGCGTACGAAGACGAGCACGGCTCCTCGCTCCCGAGGAGATCGAGGAGGCCCGCCGGACATGGCACGGCGCGTAGCCCCGTCGTTCCCCCGCGCCCTCCTCGTCGTCGACGCACAGCCACTGTCCCTCCTGGCCGACCAGGACCGCAGAATGGCACTGATACTCAAGGTCGCCGAAGTCCGCCGCACCGGACAGGCCGCGAACCACCTGCGCCGGCTCCGCTCCCGACTCACCGTCATCCCCGCAACTGAGATCATCACCGACCGCGCGGCAGAACTACTGGAAGAACCGCACCTCAGTAGCGAACGGCCGATGACGAATGTTTTCCGGTCTCGTCGCGGATCTAGCCGAGGAAGGAGCGCAGGGCTGAATCAACCTCATCTGCGTGCGTCCAGAGCAACCCGTGTGGGGCGCCCTCAATACCCACCATCTCCAGATCGCGGTCCAGCAGCACAGCTCATGCGCATCTCGCCAGCACACTCATCTGGCTCGGCCATGATCGGCAAGACACTCCCTCGCGCCCTAGCGCCGATCGATCGACGACACGCAGCGCCTCGGTGGTGCCGTACTCGGAGAACTGCACTGCGAGGGACATCTGCTCGACTCCTGGCTCTTCTGGGGCATTTACGTGTGAGGGGCGGGCAGCCAGGCGGTGTCTGAGCGCAGGGCCCTTGCGTGGTCGCGGCACGGCCGAAGACGGCTCTGATCTCGGCACGCGGGCCTTCCGGCGCGTCCACGCTCAACTCGCCGCGCACGATCAGCTGTCCGGTGGAGTTGCGCGCAGTTGCGTGGGCCGGTCCGGGGTCTCCGACCCGCCGTCCACGAGTTCGTACCGCAGCGCACCCGAAGGACAGCGCCGCACCACTTCGGCCAGGCGCTCGGCCTCGGCAGCGTCGGGCCGGATCCACGGGCGCTTGGCCGTGTCGAAGACCTCCGGCAGGCCGTCGACGCATTCGGCGGCGTGCAAGCAGCGCCTGGCCTCGAAGGTCACGGTGATCGACCGGCCCTCGTACGCCTTCTTCTCGGTTCCGCCGCTCATACCGGCCTCCGTCGCTTCTGTGCCCGGCTGTTCAGTCGCTGACCTTGCTGCGGGACTGGTACAGCAGGTCCTGGTACTCGGGGTGCCGGGCGATCCACCCCGCGAAGAACGGGCAGGTGGCGAGCACCCGCAGGTTCGCGGCACGCGCCTCGTCGAGGGCGATGCGGGCCAGCGCTGATCCGACTCCCCGGCCCTCGTACTCCGGCGAGACCTCGGTGTGTACGAACGCGACGAGTTCCGCCGTACGGATGTACTCCGCGACGCCCGCGACCTTGGACTCTCCGTCGACCCGGGCCTCGTACCGCCTGGCCTCGGGAACGTCACTCACTTCCACTGCCATGTGTCCTCCATGCGTCCTCTGCGTGGGCCTCGTTCCACATTAGCCTCATTTGGTTGATGCATCAACTTGCTCATGCGCCAGACGGGGCGACGTCCACTTACCGCAACCTCAGCACCCCACCTTGAAGTGGGTACTCACGAAAAGCCGGTGCACCCCTACGGTTGATGACAGATCAACAACAAGGAGACCTCACCCCTGCGCATCATTGCCACCGGAGCCACCGGAGCCACCGGCCGCCTCGTCATCGAGGGTCTGCTGGACAAGGTTCCGGCCGACCGGATCACCGCTCTCGCCGACTACACCATCCCCTGGACCTTCGCCGACGTCTCCTCCGCCGGCGACAAGGCGCTCCCCATCTCCGGCAATGAGGGCCTCGGCGACAGCCGCAGCGGCCGGGGTCGCCCTCTTCGCGTCCACCGGCGGTCATCACCAGCGACATGGTCCAGCTGATCGCCAGGCCGAGCATGCCGATCGCGGACTCCGTCACGGCCGTCGTCAAGGCCCAAGCGAATCGAAACGGGTCGCCGGAATGTCCGGCGGCCTGTCCCGAAAAGCTACGGTTGGCCTCCGTCACTCGGCAGCGAGAGCTTCCGCGTAGGAGAAGACGAGCTCTCCAGAAGAGGATTCCGGCGGGGACACCACGACTTGTCTCGAGCCGTTCTGGAACTGACCGACCTCATGGCCGGAAATTCCCTGGAACTGGACCTGCAGGACATGCGGCTCCGACCACTCGCCCTTGACGCCGAACCTGACATCGCCCATGACGGTCGGGAAGGTCTCCTCCCTTGCGTACGCCGAGAGGCTCGCGTCGTCGAAACCACCGGTCGCTTCGACAGCCTGCGCGACCACCTGCATCTGGGCGTAGGCGAGCGGCACCATGTAGTGCCCCAGGAGGTCGACACCGGCCTCGCCGGCCCGTTCCTGGTAGGTGTTCAACAGTTCCTGAACACCCGGGAACATCATTTTTGGCACCGGCGCCCAGTACTCGTAGTTCACGAAGCCGTTGAGCAACGGGCCGAGCCTCGTCTTCACCGCTGTGTTCTGCGGACCGATCATGGCGCCGCCGACCATCTTCGGCTGGAAGTGGTGAGACCGGATGGTTCGCGCCAGGCCGATCGAGTCGGCCAGGTAGGAGCAC
It encodes the following:
- a CDS encoding 3-oxoacyl-[acyl-carrier-protein] synthase III C-terminal domain-containing protein; this translates as MASGDALYGRVGAVPSPPARSAVLTAVAGRVPGDRSTGVVSGDGAGAALIGAGGPGDPGGLPAFDLGSDGTGYGQVTVEGGGSRARSLPGPAAEGDQYVRMRGQTVYQHAVERMTGSCRSLPRTVGWNADQVDHFVPHQANGRIPRSVAERPGIAEERCVVPLDRVGNTGAASLPPALADGTARERFRAGDRMLLTAFGGGLTWGTAAPRRPRT
- a CDS encoding (4Fe-4S)-binding protein, with amino-acid sequence MSGGTEKKAYEGRSITVTFEARRCLHAAECVDGLPEVFDTAKRPWIRPDAAEAERLAEVVRRCPSGALRYELVDGGSETPDRPTQLRATPPDS
- a CDS encoding GNAT family N-acetyltransferase; translated protein: MAVEVSDVPEARRYEARVDGESKVAGVAEYIRTAELVAFVHTEVSPEYEGRGVGSALARIALDEARAANLRVLATCPFFAGWIARHPEYQDLLYQSRSKVSD
- a CDS encoding family 2 encapsulin nanocompartment cargo protein terpene cyclase → MTQPFELPDFYLAYPARLNPHLEEAREHSKQWARDMGMLEGSGVWEESDLDSHDYALLCAYTHPDCDGPALSLVTDWYVWVFFFDDHFLEVYKRPQDREGGKAYLDRLAAFMPMDLSAGFPEPTNPVEAGLADLWARTVPSMSLGWRRRFAESTENLLNESDWELANINAERVSNPVEYIEMRRKVGGAPWSAGLIEYATGAEIPAALADSRPLRVLKDTFSDGVHLRNDLFSYQREIEEEGELSNGVLVLETFLGCTTQEAADAVNDLITSRIHQFENTALTELGPLFAEKGVDPQGAADTLAYVKGLQDWQSGGHEWHMRSSRYMNGAGDGTGGGGALFSMTPVGLGTSASDLVRSIGVGAPARARSHSHIPFQRVGPSRLPDFEMPFALSLSPHLEHSRDHVAEWAHRMGILEAQPGMPGSDVWDEERLRRIDLPLCSAGIHPDATAEGLDLTSDWLAWGTYGDDYFPVVYGNARDLAGAKACNERLSLFMPLDDVTATPPPATGLERGLADLWARTAGPMEPEGRRTFRKAVEDMTASWLWELANQAQNRIPDPVDYIEMRRQTFGSDMTMSLSRLSHGRQVPPEIYRTGPMRSLENAAQDYACLLNDVFSYQKEIEFEGEVHNGLLVVQNFFNCDYPTALRIIDDLMKSRMRQFQHVAANELPVLYDDFDLDQDARAVLDGYVKELENWLSGILNWHHGCKRYKEPELLEDRAGITRWLPPVPSGLGVSATRIQLPGWEPTRLSAGPVPHMAS
- the upp gene encoding uracil phosphoribosyltransferase gives rise to the protein MRIHVVDHPLVAHKLTTLRDRRTDSPTFRRLADELVTLLAYEATRDVRTEQVDIQTPVQGTTGVKLSHPRPLVVPILRAGLGMLDGMVRLLPTAEVGFLGMIRNEETLQASTYATRMPEDLSGRQVYVLDPMLATGGTLVAAIRELIKRGADDVTAVVLLAAPEGVEVMERELAGTPVTVVTAAVDERLNESGYIVPGLGDAGDRMYGTVD
- a CDS encoding tRNA adenosine deaminase-associated protein, encoding MYFAALLARTEDGWEASDTDLDDVETLSDLTDLAREASVDEETVLVFIEQEDSWFGILRVEGEEDPRIYVSDAASAARSSYGEILIDELLGGDEDDPADDLDALDLDGTEDGEPDERDETYDNDNSDDNDDDNGVTDGETAPAGPVGDRGILTDLGLSEADLLALRSDAMAEIAEALGAAEVLETVR
- a CDS encoding type II toxin-antitoxin system VapB family antitoxin: MIFKRIGNGRPYPDHGRESTRQWADVAPRPVRLDQLVTTKGQLDLETLLAEDSTFYGDLFAHVVKWQGDLYLEDGLHRAVRAALQQRQVLHARVLELDLG
- a CDS encoding LytR C-terminal domain-containing protein: MSMLTPPGMGGKYRITGSKYPKMRRPRNRRRIVLAAVTAVAALGLAGWGTAQLIDVFSGDGGKSTTTAGHEPGCEPTASASPATPVKALPRPGQITVNVYNATTRGGLAKTTADELEKRGFVIGKVGNAPETYDKKVPGSGILLGAPTASDSALTVLGTQLKGATPKTDTRKSKDVDLIIGTAFKALNVQKDADQALATLSAPAKPSSTCGDKQHRTAQR
- the tadA gene encoding tRNA adenosine(34) deaminase TadA, which encodes MRLALDQAARAARTGDVPVGAVVLSPHGTVLASAHNEREATGDPTAHAEVLALRRAAEKLGEWRLTGCTLVVTLEPCTMCAGALVQSRVDRVVFGALDEKAGAAGSLWDVVRDRRLNHRPEVIHGVLAEECAALLTTFFRDR
- a CDS encoding HhH-GPD-type base excision DNA repair protein, encoding MSTTIHLAQQPEADALLGRSPLAALVGMLLDQQVPMEWAFSGPWTLAVRMGRDDLDAHEIAGHDPDTFTELFTRKPAVHRYPGSMAKRVQQLCQYLVEHYDGDPTAIWRDVATGTEVRDRLGELPGFGRQKSQIFLALLGKRFGVRPEGWRKAAGPYGDEGSYRSAADITGPESLAKVRAFKQEAKRAAKAAKPRKD
- a CDS encoding M28 family metallopeptidase, which codes for MTATSRGFVAVAAATALAAPLLLSASSPASARPHDPARDAARLAKELVRDSSAKSAHQHLKKFQAIAEANDGNRAAGTPGHDQSASYVYGLLKKAGYKVSYETFDITYIETLAEKLAVTSPTPREVGISAMSYTASTPEGGITADIATVPVDATTGCEATDYASGDYTGRIALIQRGGCTFAEKQKEAGAAGAVGALVYNNVPGPLGGTLGDPAAGVVPTGALSQEDGQALAAEAAEGPVTVDLEIRQFQEQRPTRNVVAETKGGRSDRTVMLGAHLDSVTEGPGINDNGSGSAGLLEVALKLARTHEKPANKVRFAWWSAEELGLLGAEDYVNGLTDKQRSDIALYLNFDMIASPNYAQFVYDGDGSDSEDAEPGPAGSAQLEKGISDFLGGKRIPHEGTAFDGRSDYGPFIEIGIPAGGTFTGAEGVKTEEQAKRYGGEAGVAYDKCYHSACDDLSNISMKAFDINIGVIANAVGTYAHDLRPLSLPAARPSVRSLAKTDAATHAEGHTPAS